Proteins from a single region of Segatella copri:
- a CDS encoding co-chaperone GroES — protein MNIKPLADRVLVLPAPAEEKVGGIIIPDTAKEKPQRGKVVATGKGTKDEEMILKEGDTVLYGKYAGTELEFDGTKYIMMRQSDVLAVVEE, from the coding sequence ATGAACATTAAACCATTAGCAGACAGAGTGCTGGTACTTCCTGCACCAGCTGAAGAAAAAGTAGGTGGAATTATTATCCCTGATACAGCAAAAGAGAAACCACAGCGTGGTAAGGTCGTTGCTACAGGTAAGGGTACGAAAGACGAAGAGATGATTCTCAAAGAAGGTGATACCGTACTCTATGGTAAGTATGCTGGCACAGAACTCGAATTCGATGGTACTAAATATATCATGATGCGTCAGAGCGATGTACTCGCTGTAGTAGAAGAGTAA
- the groL gene encoding chaperonin GroEL (60 kDa chaperone family; promotes refolding of misfolded polypeptides especially under stressful conditions; forms two stacked rings of heptamers to form a barrel-shaped 14mer; ends can be capped by GroES; misfolded proteins enter the barrel where they are refolded when GroES binds), which yields MAKDIKYNMDARDLLKKGVDQLANAVKVTLGPKGRNVVIEKKFGAPQITKDGVTVAKEVELEDKFENTGAQLVKSVASKTGDDAGDGTTTATILTQAIVTEGLKNVTAGANPMDLKRGIDKAVAAVVAFIKEHAEQVDDNYDKIEQVATVSANNDAEIGKLLADAMRKVSKDGVITIEESKSRDTNIGVVEGMQFDRGYLSGYFMTDADKMECVMDNPYILLYDKKISNLKEFLPILQPAAESGRPLLVIAEDVDSEALTTLVVNRLRGGLKICAVKAPGFGDRRKAMLEDIAVLTGGVVISEEKGLKLEQATLDMLGSADKVTVNKDNTTIVNGHGEKANIQDRVAQIKNEIENTKSSYDKEKLQERLAKLAGGVAVLYVGANSEVEMKEKKDRVDDALCATRAAIEEGIVAGGGTTYIRALEALKDMKGDNADETTGIRIVERAIEEPLRQIVANAGGEGSVVVNKVREGEGDFGYNARKDVYEDMRQAGIVDPAKVERVALENAASIAGLFLTTECVLVDKPEPAPVAPAAAPGMGGMM from the coding sequence ATGGCTAAAGATATTAAATATAATATGGATGCCCGCGACCTCTTGAAGAAGGGTGTTGATCAGTTGGCAAATGCAGTAAAGGTAACTCTCGGTCCTAAGGGCCGCAACGTGGTAATCGAAAAGAAGTTTGGTGCTCCTCAGATTACTAAAGATGGTGTTACCGTGGCTAAGGAAGTAGAGTTAGAGGATAAATTCGAAAATACTGGTGCTCAGCTTGTTAAGAGCGTTGCCAGCAAGACCGGTGATGATGCCGGTGATGGTACAACAACTGCTACTATCCTGACTCAGGCTATCGTAACAGAGGGCTTGAAGAACGTTACTGCAGGTGCAAACCCAATGGACTTGAAGCGTGGTATCGACAAGGCTGTGGCTGCTGTTGTTGCCTTCATAAAGGAACATGCTGAACAGGTAGACGACAACTACGATAAGATTGAGCAGGTGGCTACTGTTTCTGCCAACAATGATGCTGAGATTGGTAAGCTCTTGGCTGACGCAATGCGCAAGGTTTCTAAGGATGGTGTCATCACTATCGAGGAGAGCAAGAGCCGTGATACCAACATCGGTGTTGTTGAGGGTATGCAGTTTGACCGTGGTTACTTGAGCGGTTACTTCATGACAGATGCAGACAAGATGGAGTGTGTAATGGATAACCCATACATCCTTCTTTATGATAAGAAGATTTCTAACTTGAAGGAGTTCTTGCCAATTCTCCAGCCTGCTGCTGAGAGTGGTCGTCCTTTGTTGGTTATCGCTGAGGATGTTGATTCTGAGGCTTTGACTACATTGGTAGTTAACCGTTTGCGTGGCGGTTTGAAGATTTGTGCTGTAAAGGCTCCTGGCTTCGGCGACCGTCGCAAGGCTATGCTGGAGGATATCGCAGTGTTGACTGGCGGTGTTGTTATCTCTGAGGAGAAGGGCTTGAAGTTGGAGCAGGCAACTTTGGATATGCTGGGTTCAGCTGACAAGGTTACCGTCAACAAGGACAATACAACTATCGTTAATGGTCATGGCGAGAAGGCTAATATCCAGGATCGCGTAGCTCAGATCAAAAACGAAATTGAGAATACCAAGTCTTCATATGATAAGGAGAAACTTCAGGAGCGTCTGGCTAAGCTCGCCGGTGGTGTAGCTGTCCTCTATGTAGGTGCCAACTCTGAGGTTGAGATGAAGGAGAAGAAGGATCGTGTTGACGATGCACTCTGCGCTACCCGTGCCGCTATCGAGGAAGGTATCGTTGCTGGTGGTGGAACTACTTATATCCGTGCTCTCGAGGCGTTGAAGGATATGAAGGGTGATAACGCTGACGAGACAACAGGTATCCGTATCGTAGAGCGTGCTATTGAGGAGCCTCTCCGTCAGATTGTTGCCAATGCCGGTGGCGAGGGTTCTGTAGTAGTAAATAAGGTACGCGAGGGCGAGGGTGACTTCGGTTACAATGCCCGCAAGGACGTTTACGAAGATATGCGTCAGGCTGGTATCGTAGATCCTGCCAAGGTAGAGCGTGTAGCTTTGGAGAATGCTGCTTCTATCGCAGGCTTGTTCCTGACAACAGAGTGTGTGTTGGTTGACAAACCAGAGCCTGCACCAGTTGCACCAGCTGCAGCACCTGGTATGGGTGGCATGATGTAA
- a CDS encoding sugar phosphate nucleotidyltransferase yields MQLILLSGGSGKRLWPLSNNARSKQFLPLLEKENGEMESMVQRVVRQAQEANLTNDITLATNASQLDIIQNQLGERVSVVTEPERRDTFPAIALAASYLKLKKKCEDDEVVVIMPCDPYTELEYFHTIARMVECVEKNVADLVLMGIKPTYPSAKYGYVVPFAEGEKYQIVKRFTEKPDVPTAEKLLEEGAYWNGGVFAFRLGYMMQIVRKYMQSENFEDTRARYSEFPKISFDYEVAEKAESVAVVPFNGEWKDLGTWNTLTDELHHASIGNAVMGSHCENTHVINELQLPLYVDGLKDAVVAASPDGIFVCAKKYSEDIKKAVEHLTPRPMYEERRWGTYRVIDDSEYADGNHSLTKSITLKPGKNISYQLHHHRSEVWTFVEGEGIFVLDGEEKHVKAGDTVVIPLEHYHAIKAITQLTFIEVQNGNPLVEEDIERFDYQWKMK; encoded by the coding sequence AAGGCTCTGGCCACTTAGCAATAATGCTAGAAGCAAACAGTTCTTGCCATTGCTCGAAAAGGAGAATGGGGAGATGGAAAGTATGGTTCAGCGCGTGGTACGTCAGGCTCAGGAAGCAAATCTGACCAACGATATTACGCTTGCTACAAACGCCAGTCAGCTGGATATCATCCAGAACCAGCTGGGAGAGCGGGTTTCTGTGGTTACCGAACCGGAGAGGCGTGATACTTTCCCTGCTATCGCTTTAGCTGCAAGTTATCTGAAACTGAAGAAGAAATGTGAGGATGATGAGGTTGTGGTTATTATGCCTTGTGATCCTTATACCGAGTTGGAATATTTCCATACCATAGCCCGTATGGTGGAATGTGTGGAGAAAAACGTCGCCGACCTCGTGCTGATGGGTATCAAACCTACTTATCCAAGTGCAAAATATGGTTATGTGGTTCCTTTTGCTGAAGGAGAGAAGTATCAGATAGTGAAGAGATTTACCGAGAAACCGGATGTGCCTACAGCAGAGAAACTCCTGGAGGAGGGTGCTTACTGGAATGGTGGTGTCTTCGCTTTCCGTTTGGGCTATATGATGCAGATTGTACGTAAGTATATGCAGAGTGAGAACTTTGAAGATACTCGTGCAAGATATAGCGAATTTCCAAAAATCTCTTTCGACTACGAGGTGGCGGAGAAGGCTGAATCGGTAGCGGTAGTACCGTTTAATGGTGAATGGAAGGACCTGGGTACCTGGAATACACTCACTGATGAGCTGCACCATGCCAGCATTGGTAATGCGGTGATGGGAAGTCATTGCGAGAATACGCATGTCATCAACGAACTCCAGTTGCCTCTGTATGTGGATGGCTTGAAGGATGCTGTTGTTGCAGCGAGTCCTGATGGCATCTTCGTCTGTGCAAAGAAATATTCCGAGGACATCAAGAAGGCGGTAGAACATCTTACTCCGCGTCCGATGTATGAGGAAAGAAGGTGGGGTACTTATCGGGTGATTGACGATTCTGAGTATGCTGACGGCAATCATTCGCTCACCAAGAGTATTACCTTGAAGCCAGGTAAGAATATCAGTTATCAGCTTCATCACCATCGTTCAGAGGTGTGGACATTCGTAGAAGGTGAGGGCATCTTTGTACTTGATGGTGAGGAGAAACATGTGAAGGCTGGTGATACCGTGGTGATTCCTCTGGAGCATTATCATGCCATCAAGGCGATTACACAGCTGACTTTCATCGAAGTTCAGAATGGTAATCCACTGGTTGAGGAGGATATTGAAAGATTCGATTATCAGTGGAAAATGAAATAA